GAACTGACAGTTGAAGACAATGGGCCTGGTATACCTAAGGAGGACCTTCCACGGATATTTGAGAGGTTTTACAGGGTTGACAAGGCAAGGTCACGAAGTCTTGGGGGTAGCGGGCTTGGTCTTTCGATTGCTGATGAAATTGTAAAGGCTCATGGTGGCAGGGTTTTGGTTGAAAGCGAAGAAGGCGTTGGAACAAAGTTTACAGTAGTGCTTCCCTTAAAAGAAAAAGGACAAGTGACTTTGTAATGTGCTTTTAACATGCTTGTAACAAGATTGTAATAATAAAATTGTATAATGTAATTAGGATTATTATATGTAAGTGGTGAAAAAGAAGATGAAAAAGTTTGCATCTATGGCTGTAATAATATTAATCTTATTTAACTTAACCTTGACATATGCATTTGCAGGAGAGACTCTTTCTAAGGCAAAGAATATAAATTCAATTGAGATAGATGGCAGTAAAATTGCATCAACCAGTACCTCCCTTGTGGAGATAGCAGATTACAACAGCAATATTACAACTTCAGCATTTGTGCTGTCTGGAAAGAGTTCAGAAGGTGTTGAAATTAGTATATATACTAAAAAAGACAAGAAAGAGGCATTTACACAGAATAATATTGTTGAAAAGTTTACTGTTGGCAAGTCTGGATATTTTGCAAAGAAGATAAATGTTGATGAGGGAACAACATATATTTTAGTTGTGGCTAAAAAAGACAGTAATATGCAGCTTAGTATGTTGAAAGTGTCATATCAAAAAGAAGAGAGTTTTGGAAGATGGATAGAAAAAGTTATTTCAAACATTATAAATTCGTTTGGTAAATAAAAAAGAGGGTAAGCTAAATGAGGTATAGCAAAAAAGAGTTTTTAAAAAGCATAGTGCTGAGTATACTTGTTATACTCAGCATTTATTTGTATTATAAAATTTATTTTGACTACAAAACAGAAGACATTGTGAAATTAGCTTTAGCATACAAGGAAGAACAATCTCAGCAGCAGCTTTTGAAAAAGGCAAAAGAAATTTTGGTTTCGCCAAAGGAAATGTATTTAAACATTTCAAAAAATATTGCACTCAGGATTTTGAGCAACCAGAACGAATATTTACAAGTTGTCTCAAAGTTTATAGAAGGGATTGAGAGAGGATTTGTCAAAAGAGAGGTAGAAGTGTCCACTAAAAATTTAAATATAGATTTTTTTAAGTCAGGTAGATATTTAATTTTTTGCTATGATTATCCTGTTAACTTGAATGTTTTCTTGTATGAGTTAACAAGAAGAACTACTGACAAAATACCGAAAGGTTTTGAATTTGACAAAATATTTATAAAAGAAGATTCAAATGCAACTATTGTGTATTTTTTTAATTCCCAAAAACAGATTGCGATTTTGCAGAAATTTGACCAGTTTGGTTTTTTGCCACTGGAAAGAGTAATTGAGAAAAACTTATCCATTATATATTCATGGGCAGACGGGCTTGGGTTTACAGAGATAGCCAAAAATGATGTGTTAATACCTATTGAATTTTCTGATATTCAGTTTTCTGAGATAAAGATAAAAGATAGCAGTTTTAAGAAAGAATGGATTGTTCGCAGACTATTTCCAGATACTATTCTTACCAGAAAGAATATTCTTAAAGATGGCGATATTGCAATAACAGACGAAAGAAAGATGTTGGTTTTTAAAAATGACCGAGGTTTTGAATTTGAATACACAGAGAAAACATTTGGTGACAGAGTAGATTCTGTCTGCGATACTTTAATGTTTTATCTTAAGACATTTTATACTGATGAAGACTTGAGAGTTTTTAGTCTTAAGACAGAAAAAGAAGGCAATTTTACCATAAAGCTTGGTTTGAGAACAAGCGGAATAGACATTGCTTCATCTGATGAAGAGTACTGTGTAGAAATTGAAGTAAAAAGCGGAAGGATTTATAGAATCTCGGGATACATTTTTGATATCATTAAAGTCAGGACTTCACAGATAAAGGTTGAAGGGATTGCGGCAATTGACACATTAAAAGAACGGAAAGGTGATATTTTCATAGAGGATATAGACATTGAATATGTTTTAGGTGGTGCAAGTTCATATCCTTACTGGAAAATAAAAACTCAAAACGGAGTTGCCTTTGTTGAAACAATAAAGTAATTTAAAGGAGACTTGGATATAGTTATGAACTGGTCAAGAGTAAAGACAATAGCAATATTAGTGTTTGTACTAATTTTTGTATTTCTTGTAATAAGGTATTTAAATCTTTTTCCAAAAGAAGAGTATCTTACAAAACAGCAGGTAGACATTGCCAAGAGTATACTTTTGCAGAACTCTATAAAGCTCTTGTGCGATGTTGACAGAAGAATATATTATGTATCAAAACTTAGTGTGACAACAGAAAACAAGTATGATAGCATAGTTACAAAGCTTTTTGGAAAAAGAGTGGACAGGTATCAGAATGAGTTTGAAAGCAGCATTTATCATCTCAAAATTGTCAACCAGACCCTTTTTTTAGAGTCAAAGTATTACCAAGACCCATTTGAACTTTTTGATATAAAAAAAGGTGACTATATTAAGGACTACGACGGTAGTTTCATTCAGGTATTTAGAGGATATCCAATTTTTGATGGGAGGTTGAAGGTAATAAAACAAAAAGATAATACACTTTATATATTTTCAAAAATAAATCCAAAAAGATTTGAGATAAAAAGAACAAGAGCTATTTCAGCGCTTGAAGCAGTTTTTAATCTTTTAAACCAGCAAAAAGGCATAAAAGAAATTCAAAATATAAAGTTTGGATTCTATTTAAAGGATTTTAATGTTATACAAGGTCAGGCAATTCCTGTTTGGCGGATTGTTGCAGACGGCAATGTTTATTATATAAACGGGTTTACGGGGATGTTGGAGTAAGTAGCTGATAAAGCAGGTAAAATAAATAAAGGCAGGGGCTTTATAAGGTTTTAAAGTCTCTGCCTTTTTGTTTTTGCTCAAAAATCTTAAATTTAGATACCACTTCTTAAAAAACCCCTCTTTTTTATAGACTTTGCCCCATTTTATAATAAAATCAGAAAAACAAATTGTAGCTTATGTAATATAAAAAATATAACCTCTATAGAAGGAAGGCGATGTATCATGGAATCAGCTATTTCACCGAATATGCAGCACAGCCACCAAAGTGGTTTTAGAAGATTTTTGCACAAATTAAATGAACAAAAGTACCTTCAGGCAATGGCGATACCCGGTGTAATTTGGATGATAATTTTTAACTACATACCAATGTATGGAATTATAATTGCATTTAAAGAATACGACATTACTTTGGGATTTAATAAATCACCATGGGTAGGTCTTGCTAACTTTAAGGAATTTTTTGCTGATGAAAGATTCTGGCTGATAATAAAGAATACAGTGGGAATAAGCTTTTTCAAACTTCTTGTAGGATTTCCTCTTCCCATATTATTTGCAGTGCTTCTAAATGAGCTTGTGTCAGTCAGGTTCAAAAGAACTGTCCAGACAATATCTTACCTGCCACATTTTATATCTTGGGTTGTGCTTGGCGGAATACTTATGAACTGGCTGTCAGAAACAGGTCTTATAAATATAATTTTAACAAAAATAGGAATATTAAAGCAGCCTATAGCATTCTTGGCAGAACCAAAGTATTTTTGGGGAATAACAGTTGTATCTGAAGTTTGGAAGGAACTTGGTTGGAATGCGATAATCTATTTAGCAGCAATTGCTGGAATTGACCCTGAGCTTTATGAAGCTGCAACTGTTGATGGAGCAGGAAGGTTTACAAAGATGTTCAAGATTACCATACCGTGTATCTCTGGTACAATTGCTATTATGTTTATTTTGGCGGTAAGTGGACTTATGAACTCTAACTTTGACCAGATATTTGTTCTCAGAAATCCGCTCAATGCAGATGCTTCTGATGTTATTGATATATATGTTTACCGTATGGGAATAGAGGCGTTCAGATTTTCGTATGCAACTGCAATAGGACTTTTTAAGTCGATAATTGCACTGATGTTACTTCTTACTGCAAATGGAGTAACAAAGAAACTTACTGGCAAATCATTATTCTAATTTCTATATACTGTAAAATTGAGCTATGAAAAGAGGTGTAAATTGAAATGAAAATCAAATCTTCATTTGGAGATAAGGTATTTGACATTTTTAATATAACATTAATGCTTATTATATGTTTCTTAACATTATATCCAATTTGGTATATCATAGTATATTCTTTTAACGAAGGAAAAGATGCAATGCTTGGCGGTATCTACTTTTGGCCACGCAAGTTCACACTGGATAACTACAAAACTGTTTTTAGCAATAGCGACATCACAACAGCATTTATGGTGACAGTTGCACGAACAGTTATAACAACTACACTGCATGTATTTTTCACTGCAATGGTTGCATATGCTTTTTTGCGCAAAGAACTTTTGGGAAGAAAGATTTACATGGCAATGGGAACAATAACCCTCTTTTTTGGAGGGGGGCTTATACCATACTTCCTACTTATTAAAAGTTTGGGATTGTACAATACCTTTTGGGTGTATGTAATACCAGGAATGTTCAACTTTTATAATCTTATAATCTTCCAAGCCTTTTTCAGAGAACTTCCAATTGAACTTGAAGAGTCTGCAAAGATTGATGGAGCAAACGACTTTATAATATTTACAAGAATAATCCTTCCACTGTCAACACCAGTTTTGGCAACAATAGCTCTTTTTGTTGGAGTTTATAACTGGAATGACTATTTTATGGGAGTTATATTCATTAACAATCCAAAACTTCAGCCAATACAGACATTTTTGTACAAAGTGATAGCTCAGGTAACCTCGAATCAGATGCTTGCATATGCTCCAGGCGGTATTGCAACAAGAAACGTTACCTCTCAATCGTTAAAGATGGCTACAATGGTTATTACCACCTTACCAATTGTATGTGTCTATCCATTTTTACAAAAATATTTTGTTAAAGGTCTATTGATAGGTGCCATAAAAGGATAATAATACAATCATATAATCGATCGATGGCATTAACTGCACGTCTGTGCAGTTAATAAAAATAAAAAATATACTAAAAGGAGGTATTTTTAGCATGAGAAATTTAAAACTTAAAAGACTTTTGGCTTTAGTTGTAGCTATTGCATTTGTTGCAAGTATAGTTCCATTTGCTATTGGTAGTGCAGCAAGTTCTGTCAAGCCAGGGTGGAAAGAAGATGCCAAAAAACCAATCACATTTGATTGGTACATCAACTTTTCGTGGTTTGGGACAAAGTGGGGCGGAAATGCAGTTTCTGATTACATTACAAAAAAGACAGGTGTGAAAATCAATTTTATAGTCCCAGCAGGAAATGAAAATGAAAAACTCAATGTAATGATTGCTTCAAACACACTCCCAGACTTTATAACTCTTGGTTGGTGGGAAGAGGCAGTTAAAAAAATGATTGCAGGGAAGCTTGTATATGCTTTGGATGAACTTGCAAAGAAATATGACCCGTACTTCTTCACGGTTGCAAACAAGCAAAGACTTGGCTGGTATACCGAACCAGATGGACATGTCTATGGCTATCCAAATGCATTATTTCTGTTTCTTCAGATATTAGTTTTAGCAACCAGAGAATAAGAGTCTCAATCACAAAAGTTTCTGGTGTAGATTGTACAATGGCTTATAATACCAATGATTTTCCAACAAGGTTGATTACACCAGGTCAGTGATTGACATAAAAATTTCATATATTTATGTAGTGAAATAAAGAGTTCTCTAAAAACAAAATGTTAAAAGTAAAATAAAATAAATTAAAAACTATATATTGCAAGAGAAGGAGCTGTCCAACTATCTTTTTGGATAGCCCCTTATTAATTTAACATTTATATGAGGATATACATAAAGCATTATAATTTAATGAAAAATTCCATCAAAATACAGAAAAATGGTAAAAAAAGAATGACGATAATCAAAAAAGTTTAATTTTTTAGGTATTTTTTTAAGATTTTTAGGGTTTACATTTTCTAGTTGTTAATTTATAATAAACTAACCTTTTGATAAAGTGATTAAATAAAAAGATTTTAATAAACCGTTGTGTAATATGCATTAAGATATGAAGTAAATAAAATAACGGTAAAAAAATAAACAAAAATTTTTGTAACATTATTTAAGTGAAGGGAAGGTGAAAGGAGGTAGCAATGTGACAGACTTATATATAACCATTTTATTTGTCTCGATAATTATAGCATTTGGGATTGAAATTTTACAAAGTAAAACCTTTCATAAAAGTTGTTTAACAGGAGACAAAAATTTATTTCTGCTCATAGGGATGACTTTTTTAGGAATTCATTTGTTTATAACATTTCCGGGCATGATTTCGATAAAGATATGGATGATGCTAAATCTTATTGTATTGTGGATCTTGTCATATTACAGAGAAACTATAAAAAAAGAAATATTATTCAAGAATATTTCTAAACTTTTAAAATCTCAAAGAAGAAAAATATTTTTTATAAGTAGCATATTGTGTTACATAATTGTCTGTCTTCTTTTAAATTATTACATAGTTTACAAGTTCATATATTCATCTGCAGTTTCAAAATTAACAATAACATTCACTATTTCCTTTCTTATACTAACAGAAGCTAAAAATATAGCTTGTTTTATTACAATTTTAAAATTTTATTGCATATCTTTGGTAACGATTTGGGGAGAAAATTTAGTGAAATATGAGGGATGGCTTATTGGAGCAACAAGAGATTATTACATATTAAAAGAAAAATTTTCGGGGAAATTAATAACAGTAAAAAAAGATATAGTTAATCAAATAGTGATAATGGGAAAAGTTTTTGAAAGATAATGTTCAAATATAAGGGATAACATAATAGGTTTAAAATCTTTATGAATAAAAATTTTAAATAACCTGTTGACGGAAATCAATTCTGATTATATAATATAATTATCAGAAAATATTTATAAGATATCTGACAACTAAATTTTAAAGTCTATAAATAGATGAACAAATAAATAAACAAAAAACACCTAAATTGATTAATATTAGCATCTTAATTAAGACAAAGAATGTCTGAAACGCTTCAAAAAGAGCGTTTCATAAAAGTAATTCTAATGAAGGGAGGTTTACAAAATGAGGTTTAAAAAGTTTTTAAAAGTTTTGATAGCTGTTTTAATGTGCTTTATGCTTGGAAATCCGTTTTATGCGCAAGCTGCAATAACCCTCACATCCAATGCTAGTGGAACTTATGATGGCTATTACTATGAATTGTGGAAGGATTCTGGAAATACAACAATGACAGTTGACACAGGAGGAAGATTTAGCTGTCAATGGAGTAACATTAACAATGCACTTTTCAGAACAGGTAAAAAATTCAGTACAGCATGGAACCAGCTCGGAACAGTGAAAATCACCTACTCTGCTACCTACAATCCAAATGGTAATTCATATCTATGTATCTATGGATGGTCAAGAAATCCACTGGTTGAATTTTACATTGTCGAAAGCTGGGGCACATGGCGTCCGCCCGGGGCAACATCATTGGGTACTGTAACGATTGATGGAGGAACATACGATATTTACAAGACAACTCGTGTAAATCAACCATCTATAGAAGGGACAACTACATTTGATCAGTATTGGAGTGTTAGAACATCAAAAAGAACAAGTGGCACTGTTACTGTGACTGATCATTTTAAAGCATGGGCTGCAAAAGGCCTGAACTTGGGTACAATTGACCAGATTACACTCTGTGTAGAAGGTTACCAGAGCAGTGGTTCAGCTAATATAACACAAAATACATTTTCTATAACAAGTGCCTCTTCAGGTGGAACAACACCCACTACCACAAAGGTAGAGTGTGAAAATATGTCACTGAGTGGGCCGTATGCATCAAAAATTACAAGTCCATTTTACGGCATGGCTCTTTATGCAAACGGAGATAAAGCAACAACAAATATAAACTTTTCAGCAAGCCGTAACTATACTTTTAAATTACGAGGATGTGGAAATAACAATAATTTAGCATCAGTTGATTTACTAATAGATGGGAAGAAAGTAGGTTCGTTCTATTATCGGGGGACATATCCTTGGGAAGCTCCTATAGAGAATGTGTATGTGAGTGCAGGTTCGCACAAAGTGGAAATTGTAGTTTCTGCTGATAATGGTACATGGGATGTTTATGCAGATTATTTGTTAATACAATGAAATTAAGAAATGTTTTTAAAACAGGTTGCTTCGAAGAAGCAGCCTGTTTTTTATATTTACTAGTACAAAACGATTGGAGTCAGTCTAATGTATTAATTTTAACTGGAATATAGTTTTTTTACTGTTTTACAAAGGCAAAAGGTAAATTTGAGTTGGTATTTGTTCTTTTACACAAAAATGTACAAATCTTATCATCGTTAGGGTATTTAAAAATTACTACATATGATACAACCAAAGCCGTGTATAGAAGCTAACAAAGACTGATTCAATTCATCGCTTTTGGAGGAATGTATTTATTTTATGCTATGTCACATGGAAAATGTATAAAATCTAACTTTTTCAAATGCAAATCTGTTTTTTTGCACAGCTGATCCGACATGGTGGGACTCAATGTTTGGCGGAAGTACAATATCCAAATATGTTGAAGGTTATACAACATTAAAGAATATCTATGGAACAGAAATCAATTCTTCGACCATTCAATCTTGTGATAGGAATATTGGTCAGGCTACAATTTATGTAAGCCCTTATGTAACTGCATTTACACATACTTTAACTCAGCGAAGAGGTATTTTAATGCATGAGATGGGACACGCTATGGGCTTAAGACATCCTAATTATTCGGACTCAAGAAATAGCTATTCAGCTGATAGTTATGGAAGTATTATGGATTACAGTTATACCGAAGAATACCCAACTATACATGATATATGTGACATTGAAATAATGTATGGTTTTAACTGTTACAATTAAATATCTTGAGTATTTAGCAGATAGTTATGAGGAGGTTAGATCGAAATGAAAAAAAGCGTTAAAATTAGTTGTATACTTATAACAGTGATCCTACTTTTTAGCTTACCGTTTTTGAATTATATAAAGAAAAATACGAATAAAATGAAAAATTATGAGAAGCCAATTATATATTATGATCCATTAAAAAGTTACCAACATTTGACTTTTGAGTACTACGTCAAAAATTCGCAAGCAGTAATTGTAGGAAAAGTAGTTAAAAAAGAAGAAACAACTGAAACAGTACAGGCAAAACCAGGAACTAACGTATATGAATTACAATCAAAATTAGGAATACCGTCAACTACAGTAACCAGATTATATGTAACAGTTGAAGTTGAGAAAATCCTAAAAGGAAATGTAGATGACAAGCAAATAGAGCTTTGTTTTGCATTCTATGACCCATTTAATAAATCAGATCTTTTTGAAATGCAGCCTGGTGAAAAATTTGTTTTTATGATAGAAAAAAGAAAAGATAAACCAGGTGTGTGGTGGATTGCATCTGAAAATAGATTTATATTTAAAGTCAATAGCGACAGCACAATAGATAGTGTCAAGAGTTTGTAGGAAAAAATTTTTATCAGAATATACCTGCATTATAGAAGCTACAACTAATCAAAGACTTTAATGCTCTTCGTAACTGGTTAACTTTACCATTTGCTATAACTGGTATATTATTCCACTTTTCCGTACCTTTTCGTACTCTTTTCCCGTTCTTTATAATTCCTTTTGCTATTTCTTTAACTTCTTGCCTTTCTGACTTCTTGGCTTTTATCTTCTCTAAATATACATTCATAAGTTCAAAACCATTATATTTTAAACTCAATAACTTTACCATGGTCTCCGCTATATCTTCGCTCCATCCTCTTGGTCTTGAACTCATCCTCTCTGCTAATACATGACTTACATGCCCTTCTGCACTACATCCCTTTATATTAACATTCGCTGCTTCTAATACTATATTATCCCAGTGCGAAAGTATGTATCTCCTTCCCTTCTTTATCCTCCTCTTAGCTAACTCATCTTCTTTTACCTCCTCCATCTTTTCTTTTACTAATGCCTCAAATCCCTCTCTATCCTTCTCTCTTAATGCTTTCAAAATCTCATTAAATAATTTTCTATCCCCTCCTGCTATTTTCATTATCTCCTTCGTTAAGTGAAACTTATCTAATACAAATTCCGCTCCATCTATCCACTCTAATCCCTTCTTTATCCAATTAGCTCCATCTCCTAAAAGATATATGTTTTCTATCTTCTCAACTTCAAAATTCTCTTCAATATACTTACCCACTTTTGCCCAAAAATCATCTGCATCCTCTTTTACACTGCTAAAATAATGCAAATCCTTTAATTCCTTCCTAATAACAACGCCCTTCTCTTCCTTATATCCCGTATTTATGTAAGCAAGCTTCGCTATCTCTTTCTTCCCATTCTGTAATGAAATATGGTCTTCATCCGCCTCGATATAAAGCTCTTTTACAACTTTCTTCTCTCCTTTTACACTCTTGCTATGCTGGATTTCATCTAATTCTTTACTATCTATCCCTTTCAAAATATTCATTACACTTTGTCTACTAATCCTATCCTCCCCTAATACTTCCTTTGCTGCCTTCTCATATGACATGTCTACTACTCTCTCTATTATCGCTCCCTTTACCGCATTGTCTATCCTTTGATATCTCTCTATCCCTAAAACTATATCAACTAAATAAACATATCCTTTGCCTTCCTTATCTTTGTAATATGTTCTCTCATATTCAATATCACCAAATATTGTCTTTAAACCCCTCTTGTCTCTCCTCACAACTTCATACCTCTTCTTCCTCTCTTCGTTTTCTTTCAATGATTCATCTATAAGTTCACATGCTTCCTTTATCATCTCCTTGCCTATCAGGTCTAACTGCTTCTTAAGTTCAATTGAATATTCCGCTAAATCCTTCTCCCTTTTCACTATCTTCTCTAATCCTTCCTCAAAAGTCTTTAAAAGTTCTTCTATTTTTGATACAATATTTTCAGTCATTTTGCTCCCTCCTTTGGTTTGTTTTTCCTTTTTCTTTTTTTATTTTTTCATCATTATATTCTACTTCATTTTTTCTCTTCTACCAAGAGGAGGGAGCTTTTTTCCATCCAATGTCCTATAAATATTTTACACTAAGGCACAATATATCCTGCATGTTGGTGGTACGATGAAAGGTATAAAAAAAGATTTTTTAATATAACCTTAAATGAACTTAATAAAGAAA
The sequence above is drawn from the Caldicellulosiruptor bescii DSM 6725 genome and encodes:
- a CDS encoding two-component system activity regulator YycH produces the protein MRYSKKEFLKSIVLSILVILSIYLYYKIYFDYKTEDIVKLALAYKEEQSQQQLLKKAKEILVSPKEMYLNISKNIALRILSNQNEYLQVVSKFIEGIERGFVKREVEVSTKNLNIDFFKSGRYLIFCYDYPVNLNVFLYELTRRTTDKIPKGFEFDKIFIKEDSNATIVYFFNSQKQIAILQKFDQFGFLPLERVIEKNLSIIYSWADGLGFTEIAKNDVLIPIEFSDIQFSEIKIKDSSFKKEWIVRRLFPDTILTRKNILKDGDIAITDERKMLVFKNDRGFEFEYTEKTFGDRVDSVCDTLMFYLKTFYTDEDLRVFSLKTEKEGNFTIKLGLRTSGIDIASSDEEYCVEIEVKSGRIYRISGYIFDIIKVRTSQIKVEGIAAIDTLKERKGDIFIEDIDIEYVLGGASSYPYWKIKTQNGVAFVETIK
- a CDS encoding glycoside hydrolase family 11 protein, which translates into the protein MRFKKFLKVLIAVLMCFMLGNPFYAQAAITLTSNASGTYDGYYYELWKDSGNTTMTVDTGGRFSCQWSNINNALFRTGKKFSTAWNQLGTVKITYSATYNPNGNSYLCIYGWSRNPLVEFYIVESWGTWRPPGATSLGTVTIDGGTYDIYKTTRVNQPSIEGTTTFDQYWSVRTSKRTSGTVTVTDHFKAWAAKGLNLGTIDQITLCVEGYQSSGSANITQNTFSITSASSGGTTPTTTKVECENMSLSGPYASKITSPFYGMALYANGDKATTNINFSASRNYTFKLRGCGNNNNLASVDLLIDGKKVGSFYYRGTYPWEAPIENVYVSAGSHKVEIVVSADNGTWDVYADYLLIQ
- a CDS encoding ISLre2-like element ISCbe4 family transposase — its product is MTENIVSKIEELLKTFEEGLEKIVKREKDLAEYSIELKKQLDLIGKEMIKEACELIDESLKENEERKKRYEVVRRDKRGLKTIFGDIEYERTYYKDKEGKGYVYLVDIVLGIERYQRIDNAVKGAIIERVVDMSYEKAAKEVLGEDRISRQSVMNILKGIDSKELDEIQHSKSVKGEKKVVKELYIEADEDHISLQNGKKEIAKLAYINTGYKEEKGVVIRKELKDLHYFSSVKEDADDFWAKVGKYIEENFEVEKIENIYLLGDGANWIKKGLEWIDGAEFVLDKFHLTKEIMKIAGGDRKLFNEILKALREKDREGFEALVKEKMEEVKEDELAKRRIKKGRRYILSHWDNIVLEAANVNIKGCSAEGHVSHVLAERMSSRPRGWSEDIAETMVKLLSLKYNGFELMNVYLEKIKAKKSERQEVKEIAKGIIKNGKRVRKGTEKWNNIPVIANGKVNQLRRALKSLISCSFYNAGIF
- a CDS encoding ABC transporter permease gives rise to the protein MESAISPNMQHSHQSGFRRFLHKLNEQKYLQAMAIPGVIWMIIFNYIPMYGIIIAFKEYDITLGFNKSPWVGLANFKEFFADERFWLIIKNTVGISFFKLLVGFPLPILFAVLLNELVSVRFKRTVQTISYLPHFISWVVLGGILMNWLSETGLINIILTKIGILKQPIAFLAEPKYFWGITVVSEVWKELGWNAIIYLAAIAGIDPELYEAATVDGAGRFTKMFKITIPCISGTIAIMFILAVSGLMNSNFDQIFVLRNPLNADASDVIDIYVYRMGIEAFRFSYATAIGLFKSIIALMLLLTANGVTKKLTGKSLF
- a CDS encoding M66 family metalloprotease, which codes for MFGGSTISKYVEGYTTLKNIYGTEINSSTIQSCDRNIGQATIYVSPYVTAFTHTLTQRRGILMHEMGHAMGLRHPNYSDSRNSYSADSYGSIMDYSYTEEYPTIHDICDIEIMYGFNCYN
- a CDS encoding carbohydrate ABC transporter permease, with product MKIKSSFGDKVFDIFNITLMLIICFLTLYPIWYIIVYSFNEGKDAMLGGIYFWPRKFTLDNYKTVFSNSDITTAFMVTVARTVITTTLHVFFTAMVAYAFLRKELLGRKIYMAMGTITLFFGGGLIPYFLLIKSLGLYNTFWVYVIPGMFNFYNLIIFQAFFRELPIELEESAKIDGANDFIIFTRIILPLSTPVLATIALFVGVYNWNDYFMGVIFINNPKLQPIQTFLYKVIAQVTSNQMLAYAPGGIATRNVTSQSLKMATMVITTLPIVCVYPFLQKYFVKGLLIGAIKG